The Pagrus major chromosome 10, Pma_NU_1.0 genome contains a region encoding:
- the sstr1b gene encoding somatostatin receptor type 1, whose amino-acid sequence MDFNGSQDYGSHLTYITTYNKSSGYEDYYQEPDASKIIIPSIYALVCCVGLTGNAMVIYVILKYAKMKTATNIYILNLAIADELFMLSVPFLATSAAVRHWPFGSLMCRLVLSVDGINMFTSIFCLTVLSVDRYVAVVHPIKAARYRRPTVAKVVNVCVWGLSLIVILPIIIFADTVPAQDGAVDCNFLWPEAAWSEAFVVYTFLLGFLLPVGAICLCYCLMVARMRAVGLKAGWLQRRRSEKKITRMVLLVVAVFVLCWMPFYIVQLVSVFHRPPDPMITQLFVILSYANSGANPILYGFVSDNFRRSFQRIVCFQWMESGLDAEQVDYCAVALKRQETCSPLDFPKDCMASDMVFYNGTYTSRTTTV is encoded by the coding sequence ATGGATTTCAATGGGAGCCAGGACTATGGGTCTCATCTAACATATATAACAACCTATAACAAAAGCTCAGGCTATGAGGACTACTACCAGGAGCCTGACGCCAGTAAAATCATCATCCCATCCATCTATGCTCTTGTCTGCTGTGTAGGTCTTACTGGCAATGCCATGGTCATCTACGTCATTCTGAAATAcgccaaaatgaaaacagccaCCAACATCTACATCCTCAACTTAGCGATTGCTGACGAACTGTTCATGTTAAGTGTTCCTTTTCTGGCCACATCAGCTGCCGTTCGTCATTGGCCCTTTGGGTCACTGATGTGTAGGTTGGTGCTGAGTGTAGACGGTATCAATATGTTTACATCAATCTTTTGCCTGACTGTGCTGAGTGTGGACCGTTACGTAGCAGTGGTCCACCCGATCAAGGCCGCCCGATACCGCAGACCCACTGTGGCCAAAGTagtcaatgtgtgtgtatgggggcTGTCACTCATAGTCATCCTGCCCATCATTATCTTCGCAGACACTGTCCCTGCACAGGACGGTGCCGTGGACTGTAATTTCTTGTGGCCTGAAGCAGCGTGGTCAGAAGCATTTGTGGTTTACACCTTCCTGCTGGGGTTTCTGCTGCCGGTCGGAGCTATCTGCTTATGCTACTGTCTAATGGTGGCTAGGATGCGCGCAGTGGGGCTTAAAGCAGGATGGCTTCAACGACGGCGCTCGGAGAAGAAGATCACTCGCATGGTGCTGCTAGTTGTGGCAGTGTTCGTTCTCTGCTGGATGCCCTTCTACATCGTTCAGCTGGTCAGTGTTTTCCACCGCCCCCCTGACCCCATGATCACTCAGCTTTTTGTAATCCTCAGCTATGCTAACAGTGGTGCCAATCCCATTCTATACGGCTTTGTGTCTGACAACTTCCGACGTTCATTCCAGCGCATTGTGTGTTTCCAGTGGATGGAGTCTGGGCTGGATGCGGAGCAGGTGGATTACTGTGCTGTAGCTTTGAAGAGACAAGAAACATGTAGCCCACTGGATTTTCCCA